From Deinococcus aquaticus, one genomic window encodes:
- the panD gene encoding aspartate 1-decarboxylase, with protein MERIMFRAKIHRATVTQADLDYVGSVTIDQDLLDAADILVNERVDIYNITNGNRLSTYALSGPRGSGVIGINGAAAHLMKPGDMVIIAAYGNYSDQEARTLEPNVVLVDARNRMIGMPQLA; from the coding sequence GTGGAACGCATCATGTTCAGGGCCAAGATTCACCGCGCGACCGTCACCCAGGCGGACCTCGACTACGTCGGCAGTGTCACCATCGACCAGGACCTGCTGGACGCCGCCGACATCCTCGTGAACGAGCGGGTGGACATCTACAACATCACCAACGGCAACCGCCTCAGCACCTACGCCCTCAGCGGCCCGCGCGGCAGCGGCGTCATCGGCATCAACGGGGCTGCCGCGCACCTGATGAAACCCGGTGACATGGTCATCATCGCCGCGTACGGCAACTACAGCGACCAGGAGGCCCGCACCCTGGAACCGAACGTGGTGCTGGTCGACGCCCGTAACCGTATGATCGGGATGCCCCAGCTGGCCTGA
- a CDS encoding Rqc2 family fibronectin-binding protein, translating into MEGLMLARVLRDLSPQLPLRTLGWVFPDETTAALLLEGAGLSRTNLVLSYRPPQPVVFLSRERLRGDPRSPFQRFLANRVRGDLLAAEQLKLDRVIALHFSGETGFVDQAPTRLLFEVTGRNANLLVLDAGEGFSGRVVMAAREITGSRNRFRTIRTGGPYTPPPPYEKLDPRTLSADQARELAGVPIGRWRERLDGLGPLLSAELARRADLSPDQPPGERWPEALAAVQAVTLDPTVSEGVMEGGAREAARSEKAANLRKALREPLEKRVTLLRNQLADVTRAEAGLTDAAQDREEADLLMAYAHTVTPGASSVLLSAFDGSGERPVALEPNLSAVQNAEKRYTRARRREDVYLRLAEREGPLRAELTEAEDRVRDLDLAPLEQLSALAAQVQSEKPEKSPYGTRFVTPSGLEAIVGRNNKENATLTHRIGRSMDWWFHAQGYPGSHVLVRSGARELDLPDILFAARLAAANSKARGSSNVPVDYTRIKHVWKPRGAPAGQVHYTDQKTVFVDGTLPGS; encoded by the coding sequence ATGGAAGGACTGATGCTGGCGCGGGTGCTGCGTGACCTGAGTCCGCAGCTACCCCTGCGCACCCTCGGCTGGGTGTTCCCGGACGAGACCACGGCCGCCCTGCTGCTGGAAGGCGCGGGTCTGAGCCGCACCAACCTGGTGCTGTCGTACCGGCCGCCGCAACCCGTGGTGTTCCTGTCCCGCGAACGCCTGCGGGGCGACCCGCGCAGTCCCTTCCAGCGGTTCCTGGCGAACCGCGTGCGGGGCGACCTGCTGGCCGCCGAGCAACTGAAACTCGACCGGGTGATCGCGCTGCACTTTTCCGGCGAGACGGGATTCGTGGATCAGGCCCCCACCCGACTGCTGTTCGAGGTCACGGGCCGGAACGCCAACCTGCTAGTCCTGGATGCCGGAGAGGGCTTCTCGGGCCGCGTGGTCATGGCCGCGCGGGAGATCACGGGCAGCCGCAACCGCTTCCGGACCATCCGCACGGGTGGACCGTACACGCCGCCGCCCCCCTACGAGAAGCTCGACCCGCGCACCCTGAGCGCCGATCAGGCGCGCGAACTGGCCGGCGTGCCCATCGGGCGCTGGCGCGAGCGACTGGACGGACTGGGGCCGCTGCTGAGCGCCGAACTGGCCCGCCGCGCCGACCTGAGCCCCGACCAGCCGCCCGGCGAGCGCTGGCCGGAGGCGCTGGCAGCCGTGCAGGCCGTCACCCTGGACCCGACCGTCAGTGAGGGCGTCATGGAAGGCGGCGCGCGCGAGGCCGCCCGCAGCGAGAAGGCCGCCAACCTCCGCAAGGCGCTGCGCGAACCGCTGGAGAAACGCGTGACCCTGCTGCGCAACCAGCTGGCCGACGTGACCCGCGCCGAGGCTGGCCTGACCGACGCCGCGCAGGACCGCGAGGAAGCCGACCTGCTGATGGCCTACGCGCACACCGTGACGCCCGGAGCCAGCAGCGTCCTGCTGAGCGCTTTCGACGGTAGCGGTGAGCGCCCGGTCGCGCTGGAACCCAACCTGAGTGCCGTGCAGAACGCCGAGAAACGCTACACCCGCGCCCGCCGCCGCGAGGACGTCTACCTGCGCCTTGCCGAACGCGAAGGCCCCCTGCGCGCCGAACTGACCGAGGCGGAAGACCGCGTGCGCGACCTGGACCTCGCCCCACTGGAACAGCTCAGCGCGCTGGCCGCGCAGGTGCAGAGCGAGAAGCCCGAGAAGAGCCCCTACGGCACGCGCTTCGTGACCCCCTCGGGCCTGGAAGCCATCGTGGGCCGCAACAACAAGGAAAACGCCACCCTGACCCACCGCATCGGCCGCAGCATGGACTGGTGGTTCCACGCGCAGGGCTACCCCGGCAGTCACGTGCTGGTGCGCAGCGGCGCGCGCGAGCTGGACCTGCCGGACATCCTGTTCGCCGCCCGGCTGGCCGCCGCCAACAGCAAGGCGCGCGGCAGCAGCAACGTCCCGGTCGACTACACCCGCATCAAGCACGTCTGGAAACCGCGCGGCGCGCCCGCCGGTCAGGTGCACTACACCGACCAGAAGACCGTCTTCGTGGACGGCACCCTGCCCGGCAGCTGA
- a CDS encoding BamA/OMP85 family outer membrane protein, giving the protein MRHPMTLAVTVLLAAPAVAQTAGTVQDVTVVGTSELLANFIRATLSAQTGAPLSSINLRQTEQEVVASGYFKSAVAELRSVGGKDTLVITVVPNPTIKDVTITGLTFLPADGFKKSVGDLLNIAPGATLNTQRIDEAKTALASNFQGEGYPFAPNISASVKTESDGTVTVNFMVDETAPITRVEVEGVTLIPASTVTAIFKPLYDARKFTPDAYYAAVQQLQQAYDEAGYIQSGVNPQTTTLQGGVLKVRALEGKIAAVDLSDLGDPTVTLQSAAGQPISLARLQADVRTLSNQTGKPVGFAIQPDPENPGQVTVLFGSAGVASGPVKTIEVKGNTLVPSATLLAAVKTKSGDVYSPQLAQDDFLALRDAYRKAGYEISTRDAITFENGALVFNVREVKVAGYELQWQGKHNTKDRVILRELPETGKAFNQKELYDALGRISRLGFVRVVTQSVRSDPANPENVTYVLGLAETTTGIPVSLGLTYDSFAGGFGGDAGYTNNNVFGLGHNFTVSVGGVQNDAGQNLVGNVSYTIPWLDLDFLDFRKTPTSLSVSAGSNVVGNNPLISTDTDTPAKTDTGWDYTTRSNSFSVSAGRSLATNLYGRVSVGTGYSTYYLEALKDKENVVKYKDASGTEQTRTFDQASAAALVPDSSLTTRVSTGLSYDSTTNPEFPDRGVRAGVTAGYNFGRQNNENVRWGDLEGGVSTYYGLGRTLEKSLGVTSKQQVFAVRANAGTTLGVGTAPTGTGYSIGGGSSANASRQIRGLDDGALFGTNYLTTSAEYRYDFGLNSGIAQGLYGVVFADAGSAWGSATAANTDFNLKYGVGAGVQLNLGIGGALLPSLRFDYGFSPQTGNGKFYFRIGNFF; this is encoded by the coding sequence ATGCGACACCCCATGACGCTCGCCGTGACCGTCCTCCTCGCCGCGCCCGCTGTCGCCCAGACAGCCGGGACCGTGCAGGACGTGACCGTGGTCGGAACCAGTGAACTGCTGGCCAACTTTATCCGCGCTACCCTCAGTGCCCAGACCGGCGCGCCGCTGTCCAGCATCAACCTGCGCCAGACCGAGCAGGAAGTCGTGGCAAGCGGTTACTTCAAGAGCGCCGTGGCCGAACTGCGCAGCGTGGGCGGCAAGGACACCCTGGTCATCACGGTCGTCCCCAACCCCACCATCAAGGACGTGACCATCACCGGCCTGACGTTCCTGCCCGCCGACGGCTTCAAGAAAAGCGTGGGCGACCTGCTGAACATCGCGCCCGGCGCGACCCTGAACACCCAGCGCATCGACGAGGCCAAGACGGCGCTCGCCAGCAACTTCCAGGGCGAAGGGTACCCGTTCGCGCCGAACATCAGCGCCAGCGTGAAGACCGAATCCGACGGCACCGTCACCGTGAACTTCATGGTCGACGAGACCGCGCCCATCACCCGCGTGGAAGTCGAGGGTGTCACCCTGATCCCGGCCAGCACCGTCACGGCCATCTTCAAACCCCTCTACGACGCCCGCAAGTTCACGCCCGACGCGTACTACGCCGCCGTGCAGCAACTCCAGCAGGCGTACGACGAGGCCGGGTACATCCAGTCCGGCGTGAACCCCCAGACCACCACCCTGCAGGGCGGCGTGCTGAAAGTCCGCGCGCTGGAAGGCAAGATCGCCGCCGTGGACCTCAGCGACCTGGGCGACCCCACCGTGACCCTGCAGTCTGCCGCCGGGCAGCCCATCAGTCTCGCCAGGCTGCAGGCCGACGTGCGCACCCTCTCCAACCAGACCGGCAAGCCCGTGGGCTTCGCCATTCAGCCCGACCCCGAGAACCCCGGTCAGGTGACCGTGCTGTTCGGGTCGGCCGGCGTGGCCAGCGGCCCCGTGAAGACTATCGAGGTCAAGGGCAACACCCTGGTCCCCAGCGCCACCCTGCTGGCCGCCGTGAAAACCAAGTCCGGCGACGTGTACAGCCCCCAGCTGGCCCAGGACGACTTCCTGGCGTTGCGTGACGCCTACCGCAAGGCCGGGTACGAGATCAGCACCCGCGACGCCATCACCTTCGAGAACGGCGCGCTGGTCTTCAACGTCCGCGAGGTCAAGGTCGCCGGGTACGAACTGCAGTGGCAGGGCAAGCACAACACCAAAGACCGCGTGATCCTGCGCGAACTGCCCGAAACCGGCAAGGCCTTCAACCAGAAGGAACTGTACGACGCGCTGGGCCGCATCAGCCGCCTGGGCTTCGTGCGCGTGGTCACGCAGAGCGTGCGCAGCGACCCCGCCAACCCCGAGAACGTCACGTACGTGCTGGGCCTCGCCGAGACCACCACCGGCATTCCCGTCAGCCTGGGCCTGACCTACGATTCCTTCGCGGGCGGCTTCGGCGGTGACGCCGGGTATACCAACAACAACGTGTTCGGCCTGGGCCACAACTTCACGGTCTCCGTCGGCGGCGTGCAGAACGACGCGGGGCAGAACCTCGTGGGGAACGTCTCGTACACCATTCCCTGGCTGGACCTGGACTTCCTGGACTTCCGCAAGACCCCCACCAGCCTGTCCGTCAGCGCCGGATCGAACGTGGTCGGTAACAACCCCCTGATCAGCACCGACACCGACACGCCCGCCAAGACCGACACCGGCTGGGACTACACCACCCGCAGCAACTCCTTCAGCGTCAGCGCCGGGCGCAGCCTCGCCACGAACCTGTACGGCCGCGTCAGCGTGGGCACCGGGTACTCCACGTACTACCTCGAGGCCCTGAAAGACAAGGAAAACGTCGTCAAGTACAAGGACGCCAGCGGCACCGAACAGACCCGCACCTTCGATCAGGCGTCTGCGGCCGCGCTGGTCCCGGACTCCTCGCTGACCACCCGCGTCAGCACCGGCCTGAGCTACGACAGCACCACCAACCCCGAGTTCCCCGACCGCGGCGTGCGCGCCGGCGTGACCGCCGGGTACAACTTCGGCCGTCAGAACAACGAGAACGTCCGCTGGGGCGACCTGGAAGGCGGCGTCAGCACCTACTACGGCCTGGGCCGCACCCTGGAGAAATCCCTGGGCGTGACCAGCAAGCAGCAGGTGTTCGCCGTGCGCGCCAACGCCGGCACCACCCTGGGCGTCGGCACCGCCCCCACCGGCACCGGCTACTCGATCGGCGGCGGCAGCAGCGCCAACGCCTCCCGCCAGATCCGCGGTCTGGACGACGGCGCGCTGTTCGGCACCAACTACCTGACCACCAGCGCCGAGTACCGCTACGACTTCGGCCTGAACTCTGGCATCGCGCAGGGCCTGTACGGCGTGGTCTTCGCGGACGCCGGCAGCGCCTGGGGCAGCGCCACCGCCGCCAACACCGACTTCAACCTGAAGTACGGCGTCGGGGCCGGCGTGCAGCTGAACCTCGGCATCGGCGGGGCGCTGCTGCCCAGCCTGCGCTTCGACTACGGCTTCAGCCCCCAGACCGGCAACGGCAAGTTCTACTTCCGTATCGGCAACTTCTTCTGA
- a CDS encoding YggS family pyridoxal phosphate enzyme produces MSVPAVLTAIREAEAQAGRAPGSARLVAVTKGQDLPSIEAHVLAHGAFPLGEGRAQELRDKAALRPDLEWHYIGTLQRNKVKYLRPVTLVHGIEAAWQAEAIAQAAQGWGRAPDLLLQLHNGEAQKHGVDGADLPGVLRQVQATGLTVRGLMVMAPDAPEPDDQQLDAAAREARLLALFTDTARRAHDLGLSELSMGMSGDYPLAVRAGATLVRVGRSLFS; encoded by the coding sequence TTGAGTGTTCCGGCCGTCCTGACGGCCATCCGTGAAGCCGAAGCCCAGGCGGGCCGCGCGCCCGGCAGCGCCCGGCTGGTGGCCGTCACCAAGGGGCAGGACCTGCCCAGCATCGAGGCTCACGTGCTGGCGCACGGCGCTTTCCCGCTGGGTGAGGGCCGCGCGCAGGAACTGCGGGACAAGGCCGCGCTGCGCCCGGACCTGGAATGGCATTACATCGGAACGCTCCAGCGCAACAAGGTGAAGTACCTGCGGCCCGTGACGCTGGTGCACGGCATCGAGGCCGCGTGGCAGGCCGAGGCGATCGCGCAGGCCGCGCAGGGCTGGGGCCGCGCGCCGGACCTGCTGCTGCAACTGCATAACGGCGAGGCGCAGAAGCACGGCGTGGACGGCGCGGACCTGCCGGGCGTGCTGAGACAGGTGCAGGCGACTGGTCTGACCGTGCGGGGCCTGATGGTCATGGCCCCGGACGCCCCGGAGCCAGACGACCAGCAGCTGGACGCGGCGGCGCGGGAGGCGCGGCTGCTGGCGCTGTTCACAGACACGGCGCGCCGCGCACACGACCTGGGTCTGTCAGAGTTGAGCATGGGCATGAGTGGGGATTACCCGCTGGCCGTTCGCGCAGGAGCCACCCTGGTTCGGGTGGGAAGGAGTCTGTTCTCGTGA
- a CDS encoding DivIVA domain-containing protein: MKFTPLDVRHQEFPTRLGGYERVSVRAFLNDLSDDLETHLQQHQALRDQITGLERRLEEQRQNEDEIRRAVVAAERISHELRENAARESDLMIAQASLHRDSVVRDAESRSAELESGHQARLAALEAAFRSRFADLERDHHQLTLERERAQAERIAALERTFTERHTELTSRLTGARQEYTQFLSGYRALMSSFSDLSARHVMPDDAALPVPALPQHATLEGAARPELDAALPAPDPAPDLTNAPTTEPRTAAPDAPVDVMRHALVVPGTAVSDPPTPDGSVRRQDEPDGPALRVEGQQFL; the protein is encoded by the coding sequence GTGAAATTCACCCCCCTGGACGTACGCCATCAGGAATTCCCGACCCGCCTGGGCGGATACGAACGGGTATCGGTCCGCGCGTTCCTGAACGACCTGTCGGATGATCTGGAAACGCACCTGCAGCAGCATCAGGCGCTGCGGGATCAGATCACGGGCCTGGAACGTCGGCTCGAGGAGCAGCGTCAGAACGAGGACGAGATCCGCCGGGCCGTCGTGGCGGCCGAGCGGATCTCGCATGAACTGCGCGAGAATGCCGCGCGTGAATCGGACCTGATGATCGCCCAGGCGAGCCTGCACCGCGACTCGGTGGTGCGGGACGCCGAGTCGCGCAGCGCCGAACTGGAAAGCGGACATCAGGCGCGGCTGGCGGCGCTGGAGGCCGCGTTCCGCAGCCGCTTCGCGGACCTGGAACGCGACCACCACCAGTTGACGCTGGAGCGCGAGCGGGCGCAGGCCGAGCGGATCGCGGCACTGGAACGGACGTTCACGGAGCGGCACACGGAACTGACCTCGCGCCTGACCGGGGCGCGGCAGGAGTACACGCAGTTCCTGAGCGGGTACCGGGCGTTGATGTCGTCCTTCTCGGACCTGTCGGCGCGGCACGTGATGCCGGACGACGCGGCGCTCCCCGTGCCGGCGCTGCCGCAGCACGCCACGCTGGAAGGCGCCGCGCGGCCGGAACTGGACGCCGCGCTGCCCGCGCCCGACCCTGCGCCCGACCTCACAAACGCCCCCACGACCGAACCCCGCACGGCAGCCCCGGACGCGCCGGTGGACGTCATGCGGCACGCGCTGGTCGTGCCCGGCACGGCCGTGAGCGATCCGCCCACACCGGACGGGTCGGTGCGGCGGCAGGATGAGCCGGACGGCCCGGCCCTGCGCGTCGAGGGGCAGCAGTTCCTGTGA
- a CDS encoding cytochrome P450, whose amino-acid sequence MSDPTAAPLHTQTLPTVTLPVSDPAFVRDPYPLLAHLRAQGPAFMDPGMNRVVLTRHADISAVLRDRRFGRSALHRYSRDELGWPRPDPAQANFDAFNSNHLLDSEPPKHTRLRSLVQLAFTPRRVEALQGRIEALLAAQLHGLRGQGSFDLVSAYAEPLPVTVIAELLGVPEEHRALLRPWSAAIVKLYEPSATPADQAAAERAVLDFSALLRELAAERRAEPRDDLITALVQVEEGGDRLTAQELIDTCILLLNAGHEASVNGLSAGVQALLGDRRHWEELVQAAPHADNLPVFRRAVEELLRFDTPLPMFERIALEPLTLCGAPLNPGDRVSLLYASGNRDPQRFEAPDELRLDRDPNPHLTFGLGIHYCLGAPLARLELALSLRALCRALPDLQLGGPDAAQYTGGFVIRGLDRLTVQVG is encoded by the coding sequence GTGAGCGACCCGACCGCCGCGCCGCTGCACACTCAGACGCTGCCCACGGTCACGCTGCCCGTGTCGGACCCGGCGTTCGTGCGCGATCCGTACCCGCTGCTGGCGCACCTGCGGGCGCAGGGTCCGGCGTTCATGGATCCCGGCATGAACCGCGTGGTCCTGACCCGCCACGCGGACATCAGCGCCGTGCTGCGCGACCGCCGGTTCGGGCGCAGCGCCCTCCACCGCTACTCGCGTGACGAGCTGGGCTGGCCGCGCCCGGACCCGGCGCAGGCGAACTTCGATGCGTTCAACAGTAACCACCTGCTGGACAGTGAGCCGCCCAAGCACACGCGCCTGCGCTCGCTGGTGCAACTGGCGTTCACGCCCCGCCGCGTGGAGGCCCTGCAAGGGCGCATCGAGGCGCTGCTGGCCGCGCAACTGCATGGCCTGCGCGGGCAGGGTTCGTTCGATCTGGTGAGCGCGTACGCTGAACCTCTGCCGGTCACGGTCATCGCGGAGTTGCTGGGCGTGCCGGAAGAACACCGCGCCCTGCTGCGGCCCTGGTCGGCGGCCATCGTGAAACTGTACGAACCGTCGGCCACCCCGGCGGATCAGGCGGCAGCCGAGCGGGCCGTGCTGGACTTCAGTGCGCTGCTGCGCGAACTGGCCGCCGAGCGCCGGGCCGAGCCGCGTGACGACCTGATCACGGCGCTCGTGCAGGTCGAGGAAGGCGGCGACCGCCTGACCGCGCAGGAGTTGATCGACACCTGCATCCTGCTGCTGAATGCCGGGCACGAGGCCAGCGTGAACGGCCTGAGCGCCGGCGTGCAGGCCCTGCTGGGCGACCGGCGGCACTGGGAGGAGCTGGTGCAGGCCGCCCCGCACGCGGACAACCTGCCGGTATTCCGCCGCGCTGTGGAGGAACTGCTGCGGTTCGACACGCCTCTGCCGATGTTCGAGCGGATCGCGCTGGAACCCCTGACGCTGTGCGGCGCGCCCCTGAACCCCGGCGACCGCGTGAGCCTGCTGTACGCCAGCGGCAACCGCGACCCGCAGCGCTTTGAGGCTCCGGACGAACTGCGCCTGGACCGCGACCCGAACCCGCATCTGACCTTCGGGCTGGGCATCCACTACTGCCTGGGTGCGCCGCTGGCCCGCCTGGAACTGGCGCTGAGCCTGCGCGCCCTGTGCCGCGCCCTCCCGGACCTGCAACTGGGAGGCCCGGACGCCGCGCAGTACACGGGCGGCTTCGTGATTCGTGGCCTGGACCGCCTGACCGTGCAGGTCGGGTAG
- a CDS encoding helix-turn-helix domain-containing protein: protein MTLSDQYQNMPKFLKVSEVAEFTGTHERTVRRWIRDGRLGAVEHPSGLRVPRRLLWRFLGLDLALSA from the coding sequence ATGACCTTATCCGACCAGTACCAGAACATGCCCAAGTTTCTCAAGGTCAGCGAGGTCGCTGAATTCACCGGCACGCACGAACGCACGGTGCGCCGCTGGATCCGCGACGGTCGCCTGGGTGCCGTCGAGCATCCCAGCGGCCTGCGCGTGCCCCGCCGACTGCTGTGGCGCTTCCTGGGTCTTGACCTCGCCCTGAGCGCCTGA